In Aphanothece sacrum FPU1, a single window of DNA contains:
- a CDS encoding thioredoxin family protein yields the protein MSEVVNVNRIRNSLIAFAAIILSIAIFFGFQTQTGSLSLESQAQAATPIELALKNGLPTLTEFYANWCTSCQAMAPELAQLKQKYANSINFVMLNVDNNKWLPEILRYRVDGIPHFVFINDTGEAIAQAIGEQPPSVMEANVEALIAHQTLPYADSTGQTSEFNAPINTPSSDPRSHGAQVQS from the coding sequence ATGTCTGAAGTCGTCAATGTAAACCGCATCAGAAATAGCTTAATTGCCTTTGCTGCCATTATCCTCAGTATAGCGATATTTTTTGGCTTTCAAACTCAAACAGGTTCCCTTTCTTTAGAATCTCAAGCTCAAGCCGCAACCCCTATAGAACTGGCTTTAAAGAATGGTTTACCTACCCTCACAGAATTTTATGCCAATTGGTGTACAAGTTGCCAAGCCATGGCCCCAGAATTAGCTCAATTGAAACAAAAATATGCGAATTCAATCAATTTTGTCATGTTGAATGTGGATAATAATAAATGGTTACCCGAAATTCTCCGTTATCGGGTTGATGGTATCCCTCATTTTGTCTTTATCAATGACACTGGAGAAGCGATCGCCCAAGCTATAGGAGAACAACCACCTTCTGTCATGGAAGCGAATGTGGAGGCATTAATAGCCCATCAAACCTTACCTTATGCTGATTCTACGGGTCAAACCTCTGAGTTTAATGCTCCCATCAATACTCCTTCTAGTGATCCTCGTAGTCATGGGGCCCAAGTTCAGTCCTAA
- a CDS encoding sirohydrochlorin chelatase has protein sequence MTYPPINRGTSRGRELKTLTLTSAYLLVSHGSRDPRPQMALERLAYLLKQQLSVRLGGMIYLELEKNYNKTAVLTPLSPILVETASLELTSVPLNIKIQQVAQQVNTRGQKNLKIIPLFLLPGVHVTEDIPKEIAIAQQVLGHTCTLELCPYLGSNRGLTELIARQFPSQTQEGKIILAHGSRYPGGNEPVKAMAISLNAVAAYWSVAPSLAQQITILAQQGKERITIVPYFLFPGGIIRAIAQQIEQLQTTLPQVQLQLAHPLGATPELAQLIIDRL, from the coding sequence GTGACATACCCACCGATAAATCGGGGGACTTCTCGCGGTAGAGAGTTAAAAACCTTGACTTTAACATCAGCTTATCTTCTCGTTTCCCATGGTAGCCGTGATCCCCGTCCCCAAATGGCTCTTGAACGGTTAGCTTATTTACTTAAACAGCAATTAAGTGTAAGACTTGGGGGCATGATTTATCTAGAATTAGAAAAAAATTACAATAAGACTGCAGTACTCACCCCTCTATCCCCTATCCTAGTAGAAACCGCTTCTCTGGAACTTACTTCAGTACCTTTGAACATAAAAATTCAACAGGTGGCGCAGCAAGTTAATACAAGAGGTCAGAAAAACCTTAAGATTATCCCTTTATTTCTATTACCAGGGGTTCACGTCACCGAAGATATCCCTAAAGAAATCGCGATCGCACAACAAGTTTTAGGACATACCTGTACCCTAGAATTATGTCCTTATTTGGGAAGTAATAGAGGGTTAACCGAACTGATTGCCCGTCAGTTCCCCTCTCAAACCCAAGAAGGAAAAATTATTTTAGCTCACGGTAGTCGCTATCCGGGGGGCAATGAGCCTGTTAAAGCCATGGCCATAAGTTTAAATGCTGTGGCGGCTTATTGGTCTGTTGCTCCGAGTTTAGCCCAACAAATTACTATACTGGCCCAACAAGGCAAAGAACGGATCACCATCGTCCCTTATTTTCTCTTTCCTGGAGGTATTATTAGGGCGATCGCCCAACAAATCGAACAATTACAGACGACTTTACCCCAAGTCCAATTACAGTTAGCACATCCGTTAGGTGCAACTCCCGAATTAGCCCAATTGATTATTGATCGTTTATGA
- a CDS encoding glycoside hydrolase family 3 N-terminal domain-containing protein, protein MADKLPVWTLKQQIGQMIVVRASGYLFDHQISYPAWEPPNQTLRHWLENLNLGGVILLGGSAAELALKTQQLQQWATTPLLIAADIEEGVGQRFSGATWFPPPMALGVIAQQDLGQGKEYAAQMGVITAQEALAIGINWILAPVVDVNNNPDNPVINVRSFSDDPQIVSQLASAFIQGANTYPVLTTAKHFPGHGDTSHDSHLDLPVIAHESSRLNEVELVPFKEVIKAGVDSVMTGHLLIEAWDKERPATLSKPILTDKLRQELGFDKLIVTDALIMGGIANYASPEEVAVIAIEAGADILLMPKDPEKTIEAIYQAVESGRITPQRIEDSLNRIWQAKQKLSNYLSGNGYNPLLSLEQLSQIRATQTVKNILKDSIQIGGKLPLSFVKKKEKRNLIVVDNLLSCKFLEGQKPAVMIPEKLGYDLQLIEQNNLELFLKDDRVTLLQIFIRGNPFRGNAGLTDEAQKVYKKLIKKEKVQGLIIYGSPYVKDWFLEKTKVFKTKLPWIFSYGQMADSQKIACETLFDLSQPTEQVKDTLNEFM, encoded by the coding sequence GTGGCTGATAAATTACCCGTTTGGACTCTGAAACAACAAATTGGACAAATGATCGTGGTTCGTGCTTCTGGTTATTTGTTCGATCATCAAATTTCTTACCCCGCTTGGGAACCTCCTAACCAGACTTTGCGCCATTGGTTGGAGAACTTGAATTTAGGCGGGGTGATTCTTTTAGGAGGCAGTGCCGCAGAATTAGCCCTTAAAACGCAACAATTACAACAATGGGCAACTACTCCCCTATTGATTGCCGCAGATATTGAGGAAGGGGTGGGACAACGGTTTTCTGGGGCTACTTGGTTTCCCCCTCCTATGGCTTTAGGGGTAATTGCTCAACAAGATTTAGGCCAAGGGAAAGAATATGCTGCCCAAATGGGGGTAATTACGGCACAAGAAGCTTTAGCTATTGGTATTAATTGGATTTTAGCCCCTGTCGTTGATGTTAATAATAATCCTGATAATCCTGTTATTAATGTTCGTTCTTTTAGTGATGATCCTCAAATAGTTTCTCAGTTAGCTAGTGCGTTTATTCAAGGGGCTAATACTTATCCGGTTTTGACTACAGCTAAACATTTTCCAGGTCATGGAGATACTAGCCATGATTCTCACTTAGATTTACCTGTAATTGCTCATGAAAGTTCTCGACTAAATGAAGTAGAGTTAGTGCCTTTTAAGGAGGTCATTAAGGCTGGAGTTGATAGTGTTATGACCGGTCATTTGTTAATTGAAGCTTGGGATAAGGAACGACCTGCTACTTTATCTAAACCTATTTTAACCGATAAATTACGTCAAGAATTAGGCTTTGATAAGTTGATTGTCACTGATGCTTTAATTATGGGAGGAATTGCTAATTATGCCTCACCTGAAGAAGTCGCAGTCATTGCCATAGAAGCAGGTGCTGATATTTTATTGATGCCAAAAGACCCTGAAAAAACCATTGAAGCGATTTATCAAGCTGTAGAATCAGGACGTATTACACCTCAAAGAATTGAAGATTCTTTAAATCGAATTTGGCAAGCTAAACAAAAACTTTCTAATTATTTATCTGGTAATGGATATAATCCCTTATTATCTCTGGAACAATTATCTCAAATTAGGGCAACCCAAACAGTTAAGAATATTCTCAAAGATTCAATTCAAATAGGAGGAAAATTACCATTAAGTTTTGTTAAAAAGAAAGAAAAACGCAACTTAATTGTGGTAGATAATTTACTCAGTTGTAAGTTTTTGGAGGGACAAAAACCTGCTGTAATGATTCCTGAAAAATTAGGTTATGATTTACAATTAATCGAGCAAAATAATCTTGAATTGTTTCTCAAAGATGACCGTGTAACCTTACTACAGATTTTTATTCGAGGAAACCCTTTTCGGGGGAATGCAGGGTTAACAGATGAAGCACAAAAAGTATATAAAAAGTTAATAAAGAAAGAGAAAGTACAAGGATTAATTATTTATGGCAGTCCCTATGTGAAAGATTGGTTTTTAGAAAAAACTAAGGTTTTTAAAACTAAATTACCTTGGATTTTTTCTTATGGACAAATGGCAGACAGTCAAAAAATCGCTTGTGAGACGTTATTTGATTTATCTCAACCGACTGAACAAGTCAAAGATACACTTAATGAATTTATGTGA
- a CDS encoding DUF751 family protein encodes MGEFFQNVSRYPRYLISFTLGIFFSVFGWVKPLLKNPVTAIALIGMVVGIFSLLFFTLKAMLGLSPV; translated from the coding sequence ATGGGAGAATTTTTTCAAAACGTTTCTCGTTACCCTCGTTACCTAATTAGTTTTACCTTAGGTATCTTCTTTTCTGTGTTTGGCTGGGTCAAACCTCTACTGAAAAATCCGGTTACGGCGATCGCCCTTATAGGAATGGTAGTGGGAATCTTTTCTTTACTCTTTTTTACTCTAAAAGCCATGTTAGGATTATCACCAGTGTGA
- a CDS encoding glycoside hydrolase family 10 protein, which translates to MAQKLFDMGANTLVNFSRQRGRMAWIIFLILFGFFLTLIPFTFPYPAQSRNIPPEIRGVWLTNIDSDVLFTQKNVSEAINTLADLNFNTIYPTVWNWGYTLYPSDVAESVIGKKLDPTEGLQGRDMLKEMIEQGHQKQMTVIPWFEFGFMAPADSDLAQSHPNWLTQRQDNSTVWLEGNVHKRVWLNPLNPEVQEFITNLVTEIVTNYDVDGIQVDDHFGIPFDFGYDEVTVSLYQKEHEGKLPPTTPKTLRMGSNNCMVNDAAWTEWTQWRANKITAYMKTLYSAIKAVKPNLIVSVSPNPQLFSANCFLLDWQSWEKQGIIEELVLQVYRENLTDFQRELASPEVQSAKAHIPFAVGVLSGLKGRPVSLKQMKTQVERTRQQAFDGVSFFFYESLWNFGKEPPKDRQQGLKNLFLTKVERPTIKRV; encoded by the coding sequence ATGGCACAAAAGTTATTTGATATGGGGGCAAACACCCTTGTTAATTTTAGTCGTCAAAGAGGTCGTATGGCCTGGATAATCTTTCTCATTCTGTTTGGATTTTTTCTCACTTTAATTCCTTTTACTTTTCCATATCCGGCTCAATCTCGCAATATTCCTCCTGAAATTAGGGGCGTTTGGCTAACGAATATTGATAGTGATGTTTTGTTTACTCAAAAGAATGTTTCAGAAGCCATTAACACCCTGGCAGACTTAAATTTTAATACTATCTATCCCACCGTTTGGAATTGGGGTTATACTTTATATCCTTCTGATGTTGCTGAATCTGTTATTGGCAAAAAATTAGATCCCACAGAAGGATTACAAGGACGAGATATGCTCAAAGAAATGATTGAACAAGGGCATCAAAAACAGATGACTGTAATTCCTTGGTTTGAATTTGGCTTTATGGCTCCAGCCGATTCAGATTTAGCTCAAAGTCATCCTAATTGGTTAACCCAACGTCAAGATAATAGCACAGTTTGGTTAGAAGGAAATGTTCATAAACGAGTATGGCTTAATCCTTTAAATCCTGAAGTTCAAGAATTTATTACCAATTTGGTCACAGAAATTGTCACTAATTATGACGTAGATGGTATTCAAGTAGACGATCATTTTGGCATTCCCTTTGATTTTGGTTACGATGAAGTAACCGTTAGTCTTTATCAAAAAGAACATGAGGGAAAATTGCCTCCAACTACTCCAAAAACTTTGAGGATGGGTAGTAATAATTGTATGGTTAATGATGCTGCTTGGACTGAATGGACACAATGGCGAGCAAATAAAATTACAGCTTATATGAAGACTTTATATAGTGCCATTAAAGCAGTGAAACCTAATCTAATTGTTTCGGTTTCTCCTAACCCTCAATTATTTTCGGCAAATTGTTTCCTTTTAGACTGGCAAAGTTGGGAAAAACAGGGCATTATTGAAGAATTAGTCTTACAAGTTTATCGAGAAAATTTAACAGACTTTCAACGAGAATTAGCCAGTCCTGAAGTCCAATCAGCAAAAGCGCATATTCCCTTTGCTGTTGGGGTTCTTTCTGGTTTAAAAGGTCGTCCCGTATCTCTCAAACAAATGAAAACACAAGTGGAAAGAACTCGTCAACAAGCTTTTGATGGGGTGTCTTTTTTCTTCTATGAAAGTTTGTGGAATTTTGGCAAAGAACCCCCCAAAGATCGTCAACAAGGATTAAAAAATTTATTCTTAACTAAAGTTGAACGTCCCACAATTAAACGAGTTTAA
- a CDS encoding prohibitin family protein codes for MNRQSSLSLQPLIGGIIAALLVVISFNAFIVINPGQAGVLSILGKAQDGVLLEGIHFKPPVISTVDVYDLTVQKFEVPAESSTKDLQNLSASFAINFRLDPVKVVDIRRTQGTLQNIVSKIVAPQTQESFKIAAARRTVEQAITQRSELKQDFDMALDSRLEKYGIIVLDTSVIDLNFSPEFSRAVEEKQIAEQRAQRAVYIAQEAEQEAQADINRAKGRAEAQRLLAETLKAQGGQLVLQKEAIEAWKQGGAQMPKVLVMSGDNKSSVPFLFNLGDIQTQ; via the coding sequence GTGAATCGTCAATCATCACTTAGCTTACAACCGTTAATAGGGGGAATTATTGCCGCCTTATTGGTAGTCATAAGTTTTAACGCATTTATTGTTATTAACCCTGGACAAGCGGGGGTTTTAAGTATTTTAGGAAAAGCTCAAGATGGAGTCTTATTAGAAGGAATACACTTTAAACCTCCTGTGATTTCTACAGTAGATGTCTATGATCTTACGGTACAGAAATTTGAAGTTCCCGCCGAAAGTTCCACCAAAGATTTACAAAATCTTAGTGCAAGTTTTGCCATTAATTTCCGTCTTGATCCTGTAAAAGTAGTTGATATCCGTCGAACTCAAGGAACCTTACAGAATATTGTCTCTAAAATTGTCGCTCCTCAAACACAAGAATCATTTAAAATTGCAGCAGCGAGGCGTACAGTAGAACAGGCAATTACGCAACGAAGTGAACTTAAACAAGACTTTGATATGGCTCTTGATTCTCGATTAGAAAAGTATGGAATTATTGTGCTTGATACGAGTGTAATTGACCTTAATTTTTCTCCTGAATTTTCCCGTGCAGTGGAAGAGAAACAAATTGCTGAACAACGCGCACAACGAGCAGTTTATATTGCTCAAGAAGCGGAACAAGAGGCACAAGCTGACATTAACCGTGCTAAAGGTCGGGCAGAAGCGCAACGTTTGTTAGCAGAAACTTTAAAAGCTCAAGGGGGACAATTAGTCCTACAAAAAGAAGCTATTGAAGCGTGGAAACAAGGGGGCGCACAAATGCCTAAAGTATTAGTTATGAGCGGAGATAATAAGAGTAGTGTTCCTTTCTTATTTAATTTAGGAGATATACAAACTCAGTAA
- a CDS encoding BrnT family toxin — MIHDRYLIIGLSDQGKFLFVSYTDRNNKIRLISARLVTPKERRYYER, encoded by the coding sequence ATGATTCATGATCGATATCTTATAATAGGTTTATCAGATCAAGGCAAATTTCTCTTTGTTTCTTATACGGATCGTAATAATAAGATTCGTTTAATTAGTGCAAGATTAGTTACACCAAAAGAAAGGAGATATTATGAACGATAA
- the groL gene encoding chaperonin GroEL (60 kDa chaperone family; promotes refolding of misfolded polypeptides especially under stressful conditions; forms two stacked rings of heptamers to form a barrel-shaped 14mer; ends can be capped by GroES; misfolded proteins enter the barrel where they are refolded when GroES binds): MAKIVSFGDDSRRALEEGVNALANAVRITLGPRGRNVLLEKKFGAPQIVNDGITVAKEIELPDPLQNTGARLIQEIASKTKEVAGDGTTTATVIGQALIREGLKNVIAGTNPVALRRGIEKTVAYLVKEIEALAKPVAGDAIAQVATVSAGNDEEVGQMISLAMDKVTTDGVITVEESKSLTTELEVVEGMQIDRGYISPYFITDQERQQVELDHPYVLITDKKISSIADLVPILETVARAGRPLLIIAEDVEGEALATLVVNKARGVLSVAAIKAPAFGERRKAVLQDIAIITGGSMISEEVGLTLDTVTPDMLGQAVKITIQKDNTVIVASNENKAKASVEKRVAQLRKQLAETDSDYDTEKLQERIAKLVGGVAVIKVGAATETELKDRKLRIQDALNATKAAVEEGIVPGGGTTLIHLAGKVAQFKKTLTNPEEQVAADIVAKALEAPLRQLANNAGVEGSIIVERVRESEFNIGYNAVTGVFEDMIAAGIIDPAKVVRSALQNAASIAGMVLTTEALVVEKPSPEPPAAPDMGGMGGMGGMGGMGGMGGMGMM, translated from the coding sequence ATGGCAAAAATTGTTTCTTTTGGTGATGACTCTAGACGGGCCCTTGAAGAAGGAGTTAATGCCCTAGCCAATGCAGTACGGATTACATTAGGCCCCAGAGGACGTAATGTATTACTAGAGAAAAAATTTGGCGCACCCCAAATTGTTAATGATGGAATTACGGTTGCTAAAGAAATTGAACTGCCTGATCCCTTACAAAATACTGGGGCCAGACTGATCCAGGAAATTGCTTCTAAAACCAAAGAAGTGGCCGGAGATGGAACCACCACCGCAACGGTTATAGGTCAGGCCCTGATTCGGGAAGGCTTAAAAAACGTCATTGCCGGGACTAACCCCGTGGCCCTGCGTCGTGGTATTGAAAAAACCGTTGCTTATTTAGTCAAAGAAATTGAAGCATTAGCTAAACCTGTCGCTGGAGACGCGATCGCTCAAGTGGCGACAGTTTCTGCCGGAAATGATGAAGAAGTCGGTCAAATGATCTCTTTAGCCATGGATAAAGTCACCACTGATGGGGTGATCACCGTTGAAGAATCTAAATCTCTGACCACTGAATTAGAAGTAGTCGAAGGGATGCAAATTGATCGGGGCTACATTTCTCCTTATTTTATCACCGATCAAGAACGGCAACAAGTAGAACTCGATCATCCCTATGTGTTAATTACCGATAAAAAAATTAGCTCGATCGCCGATTTAGTGCCTATCTTAGAAACAGTGGCCCGTGCAGGTAGACCCCTGTTAATCATTGCTGAAGACGTAGAAGGAGAAGCTTTAGCCACTTTAGTAGTCAATAAAGCCAGAGGTGTCTTAAGTGTAGCTGCTATTAAAGCCCCTGCCTTTGGAGAACGACGTAAAGCCGTTTTACAAGATATTGCGATCATCACCGGTGGTAGTATGATTTCCGAAGAAGTTGGCCTAACCCTAGATACAGTCACTCCTGATATGTTAGGACAAGCGGTCAAAATCACTATTCAAAAGGATAATACTGTTATTGTTGCCAGCAATGAGAATAAAGCCAAAGCATCTGTTGAAAAACGGGTCGCCCAACTACGCAAACAATTAGCCGAAACTGACTCTGACTATGATACAGAGAAATTACAAGAACGGATCGCTAAGTTAGTGGGTGGAGTAGCTGTCATCAAAGTGGGGGCTGCCACTGAAACCGAACTTAAGGATCGCAAACTTCGCATTCAAGATGCTCTCAATGCCACTAAAGCGGCGGTAGAAGAAGGGATCGTTCCTGGAGGCGGTACAACTTTAATTCATTTAGCAGGTAAAGTTGCCCAGTTCAAAAAGACTCTGACCAACCCAGAGGAACAAGTGGCGGCTGATATTGTCGCTAAAGCCCTAGAAGCCCCTTTACGTCAATTAGCTAATAATGCCGGGGTAGAAGGTTCTATTATTGTGGAACGGGTACGCGAAAGCGAATTTAATATCGGTTACAACGCTGTTACCGGAGTATTTGAGGACATGATTGCGGCTGGGATCATTGATCCGGCAAAAGTAGTCCGTTCTGCTTTACAAAATGCTGCTTCTATTGCGGGCATGGTATTAACTACCGAAGCTTTAGTGGTGGAAAAACCTTCGCCTGAACCTCCTGCTGCCCCTGATATGGGTGGTATGGGTGGTATGGGTGGTATGGGTGGTATGGGTGGCATGGGTGGCATGGGTATGATGTAA
- the mnmG gene encoding tRNA uridine-5-carboxymethylaminomethyl(34) synthesis enzyme MnmG, whose protein sequence is MTITASVDFQDAFDIIVVGAGHSGCEAALAASRLGCRTLMLTLNLDRIAWQPCNPAVGGPAKSQLTHEVDALGGEIGKMADRTYLQKRVLNASRGPAVWALRAQTDKREYSAVMKEIVENQENLSIREGMVTDLVLGSNDEIVGVQTYFGSCFATKAVILTTGTFLGGRIWIGNKSMEAGRAGEFAAVGLTDTLNQLGFETGRLKTGTPARVDKRSVDYTQMETQPPDEEVRWFSFDPDVWVQREQMNCYLTRTTAETHQLIKDNLHLSPIYGGFIDSKGPRYCPSIEDKIVRFADKESHQIFIEPEGRDIPELYIQGFSTGLPENIQLAMLRTLPGLEKCVMLRPAYAVEYDFLPATQCYPTLMTKKIEGLFCAGQVNGTTGYEEAAAQGIVAGINAVKFVKNEEMIVFPREDSYLGTLIDDLCTKDLREPYRMLTSRSEYRLILRSDNADHRMTPLGRKIGLIDDRRWQLFEQKQANIIAEKERLYETRIKERDEIGIVIVNDTEQKIKGSVTLAELLRRPHFHYVDLERYGLGNSQLTIVEKEGAEIDIKYSGYLKRQQIQIDQITRHSNRNLPPDINYMMIETLSMEAREKLTKIRPLTLGQASRIGGVNPADINALLVYLELRSRYQSGVKS, encoded by the coding sequence ATGACCATAACGGCCTCCGTAGACTTCCAAGACGCTTTTGATATCATAGTGGTAGGTGCGGGTCATTCTGGATGTGAAGCAGCCTTAGCAGCGTCCCGTTTAGGGTGTCGTACCCTCATGTTAACCCTAAATCTCGATCGCATTGCTTGGCAACCCTGTAACCCCGCAGTGGGAGGCCCTGCAAAATCCCAATTAACCCACGAAGTAGACGCATTAGGGGGAGAAATTGGCAAAATGGCGGATCGCACCTATCTACAAAAACGGGTTCTCAACGCTTCACGGGGGCCCGCAGTTTGGGCCTTACGGGCCCAGACCGATAAACGAGAATATTCGGCAGTTATGAAGGAAATTGTTGAAAATCAAGAGAATTTGAGCATCCGAGAAGGAATGGTCACAGATTTAGTTTTGGGCAGTAATGATGAGATAGTCGGAGTGCAAACCTATTTTGGCAGTTGTTTCGCCACCAAAGCCGTTATTTTGACCACTGGAACCTTTTTAGGGGGACGCATTTGGATCGGTAATAAATCGATGGAAGCAGGACGGGCCGGGGAATTTGCCGCAGTTGGTTTAACTGATACTCTCAACCAATTAGGGTTTGAAACCGGACGACTCAAAACCGGAACTCCTGCACGGGTTGACAAGCGATCAGTTGACTATACCCAGATGGAAACCCAACCACCAGACGAAGAAGTACGCTGGTTTAGTTTTGATCCTGATGTTTGGGTACAACGGGAACAAATGAATTGTTATTTAACTCGAACCACGGCCGAAACACATCAATTAATTAAAGATAATTTGCATCTATCCCCAATTTATGGGGGGTTTATTGACTCAAAAGGGCCTCGTTATTGTCCTTCTATTGAGGATAAAATTGTTCGTTTTGCGGATAAAGAAAGCCATCAAATTTTTATTGAACCGGAAGGCCGGGACATTCCAGAATTGTATATACAAGGGTTTTCGACGGGTTTACCAGAAAACATTCAATTAGCAATGTTGAGAACCCTTCCTGGACTAGAAAAGTGTGTTATGTTGCGTCCTGCTTATGCGGTGGAATATGATTTTTTACCCGCGACTCAATGTTATCCTACTCTGATGACTAAAAAAATTGAGGGGTTATTTTGTGCGGGTCAAGTCAATGGAACAACGGGATATGAAGAAGCAGCGGCCCAAGGAATTGTGGCTGGAATTAATGCGGTTAAATTTGTTAAAAATGAGGAGATGATTGTCTTTCCTAGAGAGGATAGTTATCTGGGAACTTTAATTGATGATTTGTGTACGAAAGATTTACGAGAACCTTATCGGATGTTAACTTCTCGTTCTGAATATCGGTTAATTTTGCGTTCTGATAATGCTGATCACAGAATGACTCCTTTAGGTCGAAAAATTGGCTTAATTGATGATCGTCGTTGGCAATTATTTGAACAAAAACAAGCTAATATTATTGCTGAAAAGGAACGTCTTTATGAAACCAGAATTAAAGAACGGGATGAGATAGGAATTGTTATTGTTAATGATACTGAACAAAAGATTAAAGGGTCAGTTACTTTAGCTGAATTATTACGTCGTCCTCACTTTCATTATGTAGATTTAGAAAGATATGGATTGGGTAATTCTCAGTTAACCATAGTGGAAAAAGAAGGGGCAGAAATTGATATTAAATATTCGGGTTATTTGAAACGCCAACAAATTCAAATTGACCAAATTACTCGTCATAGTAATCGTAATTTACCTCCAGATATTAACTATATGATGATAGAAACTTTGTCAATGGAAGCAAGGGAAAAATTAACAAAGATTCGTCCTTTAACTTTGGGACAAGCATCTCGTATTGGAGGAGTAAACCCGGCTGATATTAATGCTTTATTGGTTTATTTAGAATTGCGATCGCGTTATCAATCTGGGGTTAAAAGTTAG
- the rbfA gene encoding 30S ribosome-binding factor RbfA, producing the protein MANDRRVSRVSSLIKREVSQMLLYDIKDDRVGAGMVSVTEVDLSGDMQHAKIFVSIYGTEEAKTETMEGLRSSASFVRRELGQRMRLRRTPEVVFLEDHSLERGDKMLHLLNQITYIKDDEEDYTKLEEE; encoded by the coding sequence ATGGCTAATGATCGTCGAGTTTCTCGCGTTTCCTCATTAATTAAACGCGAAGTCAGTCAAATGCTTCTCTACGATATCAAAGATGATCGCGTAGGGGCTGGAATGGTTAGTGTGACTGAAGTTGATCTGTCGGGAGATATGCAGCACGCTAAAATCTTTGTCAGTATCTATGGCACAGAAGAAGCGAAAACTGAAACGATGGAAGGCTTGCGATCGTCGGCGAGTTTTGTGCGACGGGAATTAGGACAACGTATGCGTTTAAGGCGTACCCCAGAAGTGGTATTCCTTGAAGATCATTCCTTAGAAAGAGGGGATAAAATGTTACATCTTCTTAACCAAATTACCTACATTAAGGACGATGAGGAGGATTATACTAAGTTAGAAGAAGAATAA
- a CDS encoding NIL domain-containing protein — MKKRVTLTFPKRTVHMPLTYRLAKEFNIASNIIRAQVAPNQVGKLVLELLGDIDAIEAAIEWMRSQEIGVSLASREIVIDENICVDCGLCTGVCPTEALVLDPETFKLSFKRSRCVVCEQCIPTCPVQAISTNL; from the coding sequence ATGAAAAAACGAGTCACTTTAACCTTTCCCAAACGGACTGTTCATATGCCTTTGACTTATCGTTTGGCTAAGGAATTTAATATTGCTTCTAATATTATTCGCGCTCAAGTTGCCCCCAATCAAGTAGGTAAATTAGTTTTAGAATTATTAGGGGATATTGATGCTATTGAAGCAGCGATAGAATGGATGCGATCGCAAGAAATTGGAGTTTCTTTAGCTAGTCGTGAAATTGTTATTGATGAGAATATCTGTGTTGATTGTGGATTATGTACAGGAGTCTGTCCCACAGAAGCTTTAGTTCTTGATCCAGAAACGTTTAAGTTAAGTTTTAAGCGATCGCGTTGTGTGGTTTGTGAACAATGTATCCCTACTTGTCCGGTTCAAGCAATTTCTACTAACTTATAG